A stretch of Microbulbifer bruguierae DNA encodes these proteins:
- the ureE gene encoding urease accessory protein UreE: MTLEIFKRLGVNPDIHADFCVTLDHLQRDRGRLRAFAEDGTEVRIFLERGKPLQVGEILQSECGRHVVVAGANEPVTTARCEDWTTFSRACYHLGNRHVKLQIASEGGERWLRITPDHVLEEMLQLLGLTLEKELAVFVPESGAYSGGGAHSHGHAHSHGHSHSHSNSHSHTHNHDHEEPHEHHHH, translated from the coding sequence GTGACGCTGGAAATTTTCAAACGCCTTGGCGTGAATCCCGATATTCACGCGGACTTTTGCGTAACCCTAGACCACTTGCAGCGTGACAGAGGACGTCTGCGGGCCTTTGCCGAAGACGGCACTGAAGTGCGTATTTTTCTCGAACGGGGCAAGCCTCTGCAGGTGGGAGAAATACTGCAGAGTGAGTGCGGCAGGCATGTGGTAGTCGCGGGAGCCAATGAGCCGGTGACCACCGCCCGCTGTGAAGACTGGACCACGTTCAGCCGCGCCTGCTACCACCTGGGCAACCGCCATGTGAAATTGCAGATTGCCAGTGAAGGCGGCGAACGCTGGCTGCGCATCACGCCCGACCACGTGCTGGAGGAAATGCTGCAACTGCTCGGCCTGACCCTGGAGAAAGAATTGGCGGTATTTGTTCCCGAGTCCGGTGCCTACAGCGGGGGGGGGGCACACTCTCATGGTCACGCTCATTCCCACGGCCACTCGCACAGTCATTCGAATAGTCATTCGCACACTCACAACCACGACCATGAAGAACCGCATGAGCATCACCACCACTGA
- a CDS encoding urease accessory protein UreF, whose amino-acid sequence MSITTTDAALLRLLQLSSASLPVGGYAFSQGLEYAVDAGWIKNLADTREWLSLQLMESIAHVDCPLLLRCHRALQAGDEESLHYWNHYTLACRETRELRLTDTATGSALMRLLTQLQIEPPLFEGETSFVAAFAFAAHYWQLSEQSAALGLTWSWLENQVAAATKLVPLGQTQAQQLIGEIQQLVPVALTRAQALNDNQLGAGLPALAIASARHETQYSRLFRS is encoded by the coding sequence ATGAGCATCACCACCACTGATGCCGCGCTGCTGCGGTTACTGCAGCTTTCCAGCGCCAGCCTGCCGGTGGGTGGTTATGCCTTTTCACAGGGGCTGGAGTACGCGGTGGATGCGGGCTGGATAAAAAACCTGGCGGACACCCGCGAGTGGTTGTCGCTGCAACTGATGGAATCCATTGCCCATGTGGATTGCCCACTGCTGCTGCGCTGCCACCGCGCCCTGCAGGCGGGTGATGAAGAGTCACTGCACTACTGGAACCACTACACCCTGGCCTGTCGCGAAACCCGCGAACTGCGCCTCACTGACACTGCTACCGGCAGTGCGCTGATGCGATTGCTGACGCAGTTGCAGATTGAACCGCCGCTGTTTGAAGGGGAGACCAGCTTCGTCGCCGCCTTCGCCTTTGCCGCCCACTACTGGCAACTGAGCGAACAAAGCGCGGCCCTCGGCCTCACCTGGTCCTGGTTGGAAAACCAGGTCGCCGCTGCCACCAAACTCGTGCCCCTGGGGCAAACCCAGGCCCAGCAGTTAATCGGTGAAATTCAACAACTGGTGCCTGTGGCTCTCACTCGGGCACAAGCACTGAACGACAACCAACTCGGCGCAGGCCTGCCCGCACTGGCCATTGCCAGCGCGCGTCATGAAACCCAGTACAGCCGCCTGTTCCGGTCATGA
- the ureG gene encoding urease accessory protein UreG, with translation MSTAKKQTLRVGVGGPVGSGKTALLRELCSALRDHYHIAVVTNDIYTQEDAQFLTRHEALEADRILGVETGGCPHTAIREDASMNLAAIDELIARHGELDIVFVESGGDNLSATFSPELSDLTLYVIDVSAGDKIPRKGGPGITRSDLLIINKIDLAPLVGASLEVMDRDAKKMRGERPFVFSNLKVQKGLKEIIEFIVREGMLEQKQIPACA, from the coding sequence ATGAGCACTGCTAAAAAACAGACCTTGCGCGTCGGCGTCGGCGGCCCCGTTGGCTCCGGTAAAACCGCGCTGCTGCGGGAACTCTGCAGCGCCCTGCGCGACCACTACCACATAGCCGTGGTCACCAATGACATCTACACCCAGGAAGACGCCCAGTTCCTGACCCGGCACGAGGCGCTGGAAGCGGACCGCATCCTTGGTGTAGAAACCGGAGGCTGTCCCCACACCGCCATCCGCGAAGACGCCTCCATGAACCTCGCCGCCATCGACGAACTTATCGCCCGTCACGGCGAACTCGACATCGTTTTCGTCGAAAGCGGTGGCGACAACCTCAGCGCCACGTTCAGCCCGGAACTCTCCGACCTCACCCTCTACGTCATCGACGTCTCCGCCGGTGACAAAATCCCCAGAAAAGGCGGCCCCGGCATCACCCGTTCCGACCTGTTGATCATCAATAAAATTGACCTGGCCCCACTGGTCGGCGCGTCCCTGGAAGTCATGGACCGCGACGCAAAAAAAATGCGCGGAGAGCGGCCGTTTGTATTCAGCAATCTCAAAGTACAAAAAGGCCTGAAGGAAATCATTGAGTTCATCGTGCGCGAAGGCATGCTGGAACAAAAACAAATTCCGGCGTGTGCCTGA